The following are from one region of the Numenius arquata chromosome 23, bNumArq3.hap1.1, whole genome shotgun sequence genome:
- the CDK5R1 gene encoding cyclin-dependent kinase 5 activator 1, whose amino-acid sequence MGTVLSLSPSYRKAPLFEEGAATVGHYTAVQNSKNAKEKGLKRHSLISVLPWKRIAAVSAKKKSSKKVQPNGGYQSNVTHLNNENLKKSLSCANLATFAPPPPPAAAAAAALASAQKAPPAAPAAAAATPRRVVVQASTSELLRCLGEFLCRRCYRLKHLSPTDPVLWLRSVDRSLLLQGWQDQGFITPANVVFLYMLCRDVISAEVASDHELQAVLLTCLYLSYSYMGNEISYPLKPFLVESCKEAFWDRCLSIIDLMSPKMLQVNADPHYFTQVFADLKKESGAEEKGRLLIGLDR is encoded by the coding sequence ATGGGCACGGTGCTGTCGCTGTCGCCGAGCTACCGGAAGGCCCCGCTGTTCGAGGAGGGGGCGGCCACGGTGGGGCACTACACGGCGGTGCAGAACAGCAAGAACGCCAAGGAGAAGGGCCTGAAGCGGCACTCGCTGATCTCGGTGCTGCCCTGGAAGCGCATCGCCGCCGTCTCCGCCAAGAAGAAGAGCTCCAAGAAGGTGCAGCCCAACGGCGGGTACCAGAGCAACGTCACCCACCTCAACAACGAGAACCTGAAGAAGTCCCTCTCCTGCGCCAACCTCGCCACCttcgcccccccgccgccccccgccgccgccgccgccgccgccctcgccTCGGCCCAGAAGGCTCCGccggccgcgcccgccgccgccgccgcgaccCCGCGACGGGTGGTGGTGCAGGCGTCCACCAgcgagctgctgcgctgcctggGCGAGTTCCTCTGCCGCCGCTGCTACCGGCTGAAGCACCTCTCGCCCACCGACCCCGTCCTCTGGCTGCGCTCCGTGGACCGCtcgctgctgctgcagggctggcaggaccAGGGCTTCATCACGCCGGCCAACGTGGTCTTCCTCTACATGCTGTGCCGGGATGTCATCTCGGCCGAGGTGGCCAGCGACCACGAACTGCAGGCAGTGCTCCTCACCTGCCTGTACCTCTCCTACTCCTACATGGGCAACGAGATCTCCTACCCGCTCAAGCCCTTCCTGGTGGAGAGCTGTAAGGAGGCCTTCTGGGACCGCTGCCTCTCCATCATCGACCTCATGAGCCCCAAGATGCTGCAGGTCAACGCCGACCCGCACTACTTCACCCAGGTCTTCGCCGACCTCAAGAAGGAAAGCGGCGCCGAGGAGAAGGGGCGGCTGCTCATCGGCCTCGACCGGTGA